In one window of Janthinobacterium sp. 1_2014MBL_MicDiv DNA:
- a CDS encoding M16 family metallopeptidase, which translates to MKPIKLLAIPALMLSLYGAPLGLAHAADAAATTGATAVPHIAYEKYTLPNGLDVILVEDHKLPVTAVNIWYHVGPANEAPGLTGFAHLFEHMMFAATKHVPRGMADQLLEGAGATDSNGSTDFDRTNYFDTVPSNQLELALWAHSDRMGYLLDVLDQTALTNQQDVVRNERRQSVENAPYGIVQEALYHQLFPKNHPYYASVIGSHADIQNAKLADIKEFFTNYYGPNNASLVIVGDIDKAKTKELVNKYFGSFKSGPAVPKPAVVTPPITQERRLVVQDRVELPRVFMAWLTPSAYAKDDAELTMAAQILAGGKSSRLYKSLVYDKQIAQDVGASQSSNTLTSIFSVDVTARPGHQPEEIEQALNAELEQLRASGPTEKELERARNGIETGMLSQVEKVGGNANLMNQYNQYLGDPGYLGKDIERYRKVTVADVQRAVDTYLKNQARVVVYGVPGTPDLGAEVPTPAPGKVKPAPGTAINADEPWRNKVPAAGPAPKIVLPQAKSFTLANGLTVIHNYNPAVPLVSSQLVVKSGSGANPLAQPGLSSFTAQMLQEGTATRSAPQIADDVAQLGAFLGTGSGADASFAQLTSLKATFPQALDVLADVVQHPQFPQAEVERQRASRIGELAQQRENAGAVAARVEAAALYGPKHPYGYIQLGTEAALKAASRADLQGYWQQHYLPNNAALIVSGDIGEAELKALAEAKFGSWKAGTVAPSVAAAPQTAKARLILVDKPGAPQTAVRLSTIAVARATPDYAPLQVMNAALGGLFTSRLSNNLREEKGYTYGVRSQFQYRRQPGPFSIAAGVRTDVTGPAVSETFKEIRAMIARPLTAKELSNARNSQVLSLPGQFETNASISASMANTYIYDLGIDYYATLPQRFASVTDKQVQQVAQKYLQPEKLIVIGVGDKAKIAPQLSRLKLAPVEVRDAEGNVK; encoded by the coding sequence ATGAAACCGATCAAACTGCTGGCCATTCCCGCCCTGATGCTGTCGCTGTACGGCGCTCCCCTGGGCCTCGCCCACGCCGCCGATGCGGCCGCCACTACGGGCGCGACGGCCGTGCCGCATATCGCCTACGAAAAATACACCTTGCCGAACGGCCTAGACGTGATTCTCGTGGAAGACCATAAATTGCCCGTCACGGCCGTCAATATCTGGTACCACGTGGGTCCGGCGAATGAAGCGCCGGGCTTGACGGGCTTTGCGCACTTGTTCGAACACATGATGTTTGCCGCCACCAAGCACGTGCCGCGCGGCATGGCCGACCAGTTGCTGGAAGGGGCGGGCGCCACCGATTCGAACGGCAGCACGGATTTCGACCGCACCAATTATTTCGACACGGTGCCGTCGAACCAGCTGGAACTGGCCCTGTGGGCCCATTCCGACCGCATGGGCTACCTGCTGGACGTGCTCGACCAGACGGCCCTGACGAACCAGCAGGACGTGGTGCGCAACGAACGCCGCCAGAGCGTGGAAAACGCGCCGTACGGCATCGTGCAGGAAGCGCTGTACCACCAGCTGTTTCCCAAGAACCACCCGTATTACGCCAGCGTCATCGGCTCGCACGCGGATATCCAGAACGCCAAGCTGGCCGACATCAAGGAATTCTTCACCAACTACTATGGCCCCAACAACGCCAGCCTGGTGATCGTGGGCGATATCGACAAGGCGAAGACCAAGGAACTGGTCAACAAGTACTTCGGCAGTTTCAAGAGCGGCCCGGCCGTGCCGAAACCCGCTGTCGTGACGCCGCCCATCACGCAGGAGCGCCGCCTGGTGGTGCAGGACCGGGTCGAGCTGCCGCGCGTCTTCATGGCCTGGCTGACGCCGTCCGCCTACGCCAAGGATGACGCGGAACTGACGATGGCCGCGCAAATCCTCGCCGGCGGCAAGTCCAGCCGCCTGTACAAATCGCTCGTGTACGACAAGCAGATCGCGCAGGACGTGGGCGCCAGCCAGAGTTCGAACACCCTCACCTCGATCTTCAGCGTGGACGTGACGGCGCGCCCCGGCCACCAGCCCGAGGAAATCGAGCAGGCGCTGAATGCCGAACTGGAACAATTGCGCGCCAGCGGTCCCACCGAGAAGGAACTGGAGCGGGCCCGCAACGGCATCGAGACGGGCATGCTGAGCCAGGTGGAAAAGGTCGGCGGCAATGCCAACCTGATGAACCAGTACAACCAGTACCTGGGCGACCCCGGCTACCTGGGCAAGGATATCGAACGCTACCGCAAGGTGACGGTGGCCGACGTGCAACGCGCCGTCGACACCTACCTGAAGAACCAGGCCCGCGTGGTCGTGTATGGCGTGCCGGGCACGCCGGACCTGGGCGCGGAAGTGCCGACGCCGGCGCCGGGCAAGGTCAAGCCTGCGCCAGGCACGGCCATCAATGCGGACGAGCCGTGGCGCAACAAGGTGCCGGCTGCCGGCCCCGCGCCCAAGATTGTGCTGCCGCAAGCCAAGTCCTTCACCCTGGCAAACGGCCTGACCGTGATCCACAACTACAATCCGGCCGTGCCGCTGGTATCGAGCCAGCTGGTGGTGAAAAGCGGTTCGGGCGCCAATCCGCTGGCGCAGCCGGGCTTGTCGAGCTTTACGGCGCAAATGCTGCAGGAAGGCACGGCCACGCGCAGCGCGCCGCAAATCGCCGATGACGTGGCGCAGCTGGGCGCCTTCCTCGGTACCGGTTCCGGCGCCGACGCCTCGTTCGCCCAGCTGACTTCCCTGAAAGCCACGTTCCCGCAAGCGCTCGACGTGCTGGCCGACGTGGTGCAGCACCCGCAATTCCCGCAGGCGGAAGTGGAACGCCAGCGCGCCAGCCGCATCGGCGAACTGGCGCAGCAGCGCGAAAACGCGGGCGCCGTCGCGGCCCGCGTGGAGGCGGCGGCCCTGTACGGCCCGAAACATCCATACGGCTACATCCAGCTGGGCACGGAAGCGGCGCTGAAGGCGGCCAGCCGCGCCGACCTGCAAGGCTACTGGCAGCAGCATTACCTGCCCAACAATGCGGCCCTGATCGTCTCGGGCGACATCGGCGAAGCGGAATTGAAGGCGCTGGCCGAAGCCAAGTTCGGCAGCTGGAAGGCGGGCACGGTGGCGCCGTCCGTGGCGGCGGCGCCGCAAACGGCGAAGGCCAGGCTGATCCTCGTCGACAAGCCGGGCGCGCCGCAAACGGCCGTGCGCCTGTCGACCATCGCCGTGGCCCGCGCGACGCCCGATTATGCGCCGCTGCAAGTGATGAACGCGGCGCTGGGCGGCTTGTTTACGAGCCGGCTAAGCAATAACCTGCGCGAAGAGAAAGGCTATACGTATGGCGTGCGTTCGCAATTCCAGTACCGCCGCCAGCCGGGACCGTTCTCGATCGCCGCCGGCGTGCGCACCGACGTGACGGGTCCGGCCGTGTCGGAAACCTTCAAGGAAATCCGCGCCATGATCGCCAGGCCGCTGACGGCCAAGGAATTGTCGAATGCGCGCAATTCGCAGGTGCTGTCGCTGCCGGGCCAGTTCGAGACGAATGCCAGCATCAGCGCCAGCATGGCCAACACCTACATCTACGACCTGGGCATCGACTATTACGCGACCTTGCCGCAGCGCTTTGCCAGCGTGACGGACAAGCAGGTGCAGCAGGTGGCGCAGAAATACCTGCAGCCGGAAAAGCTGATCGTCATCGGCGTGGGCGACAAGGCGAAGATCGCGCCGCAATTGTCCAGGCTGAAACTGGCGCCCGTGGAAGTGCGCGACGCGGAGGGCAACGTCAAGTAA
- a CDS encoding GGDEF domain-containing protein: MPISSLDKADIDRLNQQALSCLVGNRRQARRLAHMALAAAQRQQYARGSAYAELNHCWLAYYAGEAEPSCERLCEYFQQTCDLEGGMEVAALRGAYASRRGDFADAEQHFLRARGQAAQIPDSLHKFMLYARLGVDALNRGDTQDGPRNFLLALDIAERFGSPAHRVNSLSNLASSQHDLGNDEDAIPLLVEALDIIGTQKLKYQQTIVSANLAMCLLATGKPAEALALVEPFYEWPEEDLAIRAFLFCIAAHAAILLQQPASALQLLLRAEEYARRGQDLEEQMHAWLVRGKLDLHAGQTAQALASLTQAHSLLSWTRNPFHQQQILRGLSDINAQLGEWQAAYGFLQQYQAAFEASSKSARASRILMRNLEKEMRNLKAERDKALELQAARETENVKLEHLNRELAHQIMHVNSLQDSLKEQAMRDHLTGLYNRRHFETCLNAILHEADADAPVAIAIIDLDFFKRVNDTYGHNFGDEVLIQFARLVESQLRGSDMLCRYGGEEFCLLLREADSAIAAHKIDDIAARYRQLLIRQAPHSLTGCTFSAGIAEYPRHGAGRHELLMRADSALYAAKQAGRDRACIAGTD, encoded by the coding sequence GTGCCGATATCCAGTCTCGATAAAGCCGACATTGACCGCCTCAATCAGCAGGCCCTGTCCTGCCTTGTCGGCAACCGGCGCCAGGCGCGGCGGCTGGCGCACATGGCGCTGGCGGCGGCGCAGCGCCAGCAGTATGCGCGCGGCAGCGCCTACGCGGAACTGAATCACTGCTGGCTAGCGTATTACGCGGGCGAGGCCGAACCGTCGTGCGAGCGCCTGTGCGAGTATTTCCAGCAGACGTGCGACCTGGAAGGGGGCATGGAAGTGGCCGCCCTGCGGGGTGCGTATGCGAGCCGGCGCGGCGACTTTGCCGATGCCGAGCAGCATTTCCTGCGGGCGCGCGGCCAGGCGGCGCAGATTCCCGATTCGCTGCATAAATTCATGCTGTACGCGCGCCTCGGCGTCGATGCCCTGAACCGTGGCGACACGCAGGACGGGCCGCGCAACTTCCTGCTGGCGCTCGACATCGCCGAGCGCTTCGGCAGCCCCGCGCACCGCGTCAACAGCCTGTCGAACCTGGCCTCGTCGCAGCACGACCTGGGCAACGACGAAGACGCCATCCCCCTGCTGGTCGAGGCGCTCGACATCATCGGCACGCAAAAGCTCAAGTACCAGCAAACCATCGTCTCGGCCAACCTGGCCATGTGTTTGCTGGCCACGGGCAAGCCGGCCGAGGCGCTGGCGCTGGTCGAACCGTTTTATGAGTGGCCGGAAGAGGACCTGGCCATCCGCGCCTTCCTGTTCTGCATCGCCGCCCATGCCGCCATCCTGCTGCAGCAGCCGGCCAGCGCGCTGCAACTGCTGCTGCGGGCGGAAGAATATGCGCGGCGGGGGCAGGACCTGGAAGAGCAGATGCACGCCTGGCTCGTGCGCGGCAAGCTCGACCTGCATGCGGGCCAGACGGCGCAGGCGCTGGCGTCGCTGACGCAGGCGCACAGCCTGCTGAGCTGGACGCGCAATCCGTTTCACCAGCAACAGATCTTGCGCGGTTTGTCCGATATCAATGCCCAGCTGGGCGAATGGCAAGCCGCATATGGTTTCCTGCAGCAATACCAGGCCGCCTTCGAGGCCAGCAGCAAATCGGCGCGCGCCTCGCGCATCCTGATGCGCAACCTGGAAAAGGAAATGCGCAACCTGAAGGCCGAGCGCGACAAGGCGCTCGAGCTGCAGGCCGCGCGCGAGACGGAAAACGTCAAGCTCGAGCACCTGAACCGCGAGCTGGCGCACCAGATCATGCATGTCAACTCGCTGCAGGACAGCCTGAAGGAGCAGGCCATGCGCGACCACCTGACGGGCCTGTACAACCGCCGCCATTTCGAAACCTGCCTGAATGCCATCCTGCACGAAGCCGATGCGGACGCGCCCGTGGCCATCGCCATCATCGACCTGGACTTTTTCAAGCGCGTTAACGATACGTACGGGCACAACTTTGGCGACGAGGTGCTGATCCAGTTCGCGCGCCTGGTGGAGAGCCAGCTGCGCGGCAGCGACATGCTGTGCCGCTATGGCGGCGAGGAATTCTGCCTGCTGTTGCGCGAAGCCGACAGCGCGATCGCGGCGCACAAGATCGACGATATCGCCGCGCGCTACCGCCAGCTGCTGATCCGCCAGGCGCCGCACAGCTTGACGGGCTGCACCTTTTCGGCCGGCATCGCCGAGTATCCGCGCCATGGCGCGGGCCGCCACGAATTGCTGATGCGCGCCGACAGCGCCCTGTACGCGGCGAAACAGGCGGGCCGCGACCGCGCCTGCATCGCCGGCACGGATTGA
- a CDS encoding CinA family protein has product MDNDLISLSTAVGQALHARRWLLATAESCTGGGVAQAVTDIGGSSAWFERGFVTYSNAAKIGMLGVPAALIAEHGAVSVAVAAAMAQGSLAHSPAQVAVSTTGIAGPTGGVPGKPVGTVCFGWARDGRVHTERLVFAGDRQAVREQAVIHALQGLLRFLA; this is encoded by the coding sequence ATGGACAACGATCTCATCTCTCTCTCCACCGCGGTAGGCCAGGCCCTGCATGCCAGGCGCTGGCTGCTGGCCACGGCCGAATCGTGCACGGGCGGCGGCGTGGCGCAAGCCGTCACCGACATCGGGGGCTCGAGCGCCTGGTTCGAGCGCGGCTTCGTCACCTATTCGAACGCGGCCAAGATCGGCATGCTGGGCGTGCCGGCCGCCCTGATCGCCGAGCACGGCGCCGTCAGCGTAGCCGTGGCCGCCGCCATGGCGCAAGGCAGCCTGGCCCACAGCCCGGCCCAGGTGGCCGTGTCGACCACCGGCATCGCCGGCCCCACGGGCGGCGTGCCCGGCAAGCCCGTGGGCACCGTCTGTTTCGGCTGGGCGCGGGATGGCCGCGTGCATACCGAGCGCCTGGTCTTCGCGGGCGACCGCCAGGCCGTGCGCGAGCAGGCCGTCATCCATGCCCTGCAAGGACTGCTGCGCTTCCTCGCTTGA
- a CDS encoding YfiR family protein, with protein MRGARRSTIRWGWLLLLLGVLCAGVRAQVPGELERQVKAAYLYKFAGFVEWPEGSFARPDAPLVIGVAGADGLAEQLEQSVAGHSVNGRTVQVKKVRRGEALAGLHVLYLGALEKAVLQEMLAASRGLALLTVSDSDEVYAMGSMINFVMADDKVRFDVALKPVAQAHIRISARMLLAAYRVQTGGA; from the coding sequence TTGCGTGGCGCTCGCCGCAGCACCATCCGCTGGGGCTGGCTATTGCTGTTGCTGGGCGTGTTGTGCGCCGGCGTGCGGGCCCAGGTGCCGGGCGAGCTGGAGCGCCAGGTGAAGGCCGCCTACCTGTACAAGTTTGCCGGCTTTGTCGAGTGGCCGGAAGGCAGCTTCGCGCGGCCCGATGCGCCGCTGGTGATCGGCGTGGCCGGCGCCGACGGGCTGGCCGAGCAGCTGGAACAGAGCGTGGCCGGACATAGCGTCAACGGGCGCACCGTGCAGGTGAAAAAAGTGCGCCGCGGCGAAGCGCTGGCCGGGCTGCACGTGCTGTACCTGGGAGCGCTGGAGAAGGCGGTGCTGCAGGAAATGCTGGCGGCCAGTCGCGGCCTGGCGCTGCTGACGGTGTCCGATTCGGATGAGGTCTATGCGATGGGCAGCATGATCAATTTTGTGATGGCCGACGACAAGGTGCGCTTCGACGTGGCCCTGAAGCCCGTGGCGCAGGCGCATATCCGCATCAGCGCGCGCATGCTGCTGGCGGCCTACCGCGTGCAGACGGGGGGCGCCTGA